In Melitaea cinxia chromosome Z, ilMelCinx1.1, whole genome shotgun sequence, a single window of DNA contains:
- the LOC123668589 gene encoding intraflagellar transport protein 122 homolog: MRTIPKWVNKIHEADKIEFSSVHAICFSPDGSQLIVGAGEKVMVYDPRDGALVQLLQAHKGAVYAVAYCNDGKKFASGSADKNVIIWTSKMEGVLKYSHSEAIQCLAYNPVTYHLASCALSDFAFWSADVKAVPKFRVTGRITSCAWSPTGQHLAIGLASGVVSVRNKLGEEIKKIVRDAAVWAIAFSKTTLLVTDWNDILSFYNLEGQQVLKERNIGISAVSISVFGALVLVGGIEGWSVLTSEGVLIISTPLEWVWAVAPSNALNSLAVACQDGSLWCYQIAYNTVHGLYRERYAYRENMTDIIIQHLTTGNKVRIKCHDRVQKIAIYKHRLAVQLPERVVVYEQGDLEGMLYRVKEKLMQKSECSLLVATSDALLLCQDTKLSMICSRVPKSWNVPAPIRYVKVTTINFTEVLLLGLFNGQIWQVEPDSGVSKVILQSPSNVRCLDVNASRSRLAVVDEGSVCRVYSLPNAELLYTEENVTSVSWNSWCDELLCLSGGGLLSIKAANFPAATQPLTGSVVGFQGGRVFCLQANSMQTVNVPLSHAVHQYVQQKLFNEAYAVACLGVTALDWERLGTAALEELSFEVARKAFQRSENIAFLTLIDQLQERIENGEKRAVIAGEVVAHCGRYAEAARMFHSAGRDDRALALYLDLRMFNKAQEYVDEGEGLTSLARQRAEWARRVNEPRAAAEMYLAAGDVKKAATILAESGRRDMLIELARKMDKGSSDSLRHLAEALVSVSEYATAGDVYQRLGDFRRVAQLAVVAGEWSRAFDVAREHPECRRDVYLPYAHRMAQENKFVEAQKAYHMAGETETAMKVFNVLVCNAVTEERFSDASYLHHLLASQCIESATTADRDRDTLLHQYAHYDRLARIYHAYDAVHRCIHEPFSLSQPEMLLNAARYVLALLDGDPPAGVSMFCLYLCLAKQAKALNANTLARQMLDKILGLQIPPKFQEGVELLMLKSGGGSIDPGEDEVVPLCWRCRRHVQSFDNHCPRCKHPLAYSLATHEVLPLVQFEPSEGITHEEAMELIERVPIPEVENANNEGADILRIDHDIDYSDPFLDKVEEEDEGLVECSRLALLRLNPASIIVVERPPLPPIYYRNMLPELPVTTCSSCRNLFYMEDYEIQLVTKGHCPFCRHLSEELKNTEDSGEGSPTNDTGSPTPRSLSNEDATW, from the exons ACACAGTGAAGCAATTCAATGCTTAGCTTACAATCCAGTGACATATCACTTGGCATCATGTGCATTATCTGATTTTGCATTTTGGTCAGCGGACGTAAAAGCAGTACCAAAGTTCCGAGTAACTGGTCGTATCACAAGCTGTGCCTGGTCTCCGACAGGACAGCATTTGGCTATAGGATTAGCTAGTGGAGTTGTTTCAGTACGAAATAAG ttaggtgaagaaattaaaaaaatagttagagATGCAGCGGTGTGGGCCATTGCTTTCTCAAAAACAACTCTCTTAGTTACTGATTGGAATGACATTTTATCCTTTTACAATCTGGAGGGTCAACAAGTCTTAAAAGAAAGGAATATTG GTATATCTGCAGTGTCCATATCAGTATTCGGTGCTTTAGTTCTGGTGGGTGGCATTGAGGGATGGTCGGTGCTTACTTCGGAAGGAGTGTTAATTATCTCTACACCTTTGGAATGGGTTTGGGCTGTTGCACCTTCAAATGCTTTGAATTCTttg gCAGTAGCCTGTCAAGACGGATCATTATGGTGCTATCAAATAGCATATAATACAGTGCATGGGCTGTACCGTGAAAGATACGCTTATAGAGAAAATATGACAGACATAATTATACAACACTTAACTACTGGAAACAAAGTTCGAATTAAGTGTCATGATAGAGTGCAGAAAATAGCTATATATAAACATCGTTTAGCG gtTCAATTACCGGAAAGGGTAGTTGTGTATGAACAAGGTGATTTGGAAGGAATGCTGTACAGAGTTAAAGAAAAACTTATGCAGAAAAGTGAATGTTCGCTCTTAGTAGCTACCAGCGATGCTCTACTTCTGTGTcag GATACAAAACTCTCAATGATATGCTCGAGGGTACCCAAGTCTTGGAATGTCCCTGCTCCCATCCGTTATGTTAAGGTTACAACAATAAACTTCACAGAGGTCTTGCTTCTTGGATTATTCAATGGTCAA ATTTGGCAAGTGGAGCCGGACAGTGGGGTGTCTAAAGTAATCCTACAGAGTCCGAGCAACGTCCGTTGTTTGGATGTAAACGCCTCACGCTCTCGCCTTGCAGTTGTAGACGAGGGTTCCGTATGCCGCGTGTACAGCCTGCCTAATGCTGAATTACTTTATACg GAAGAGAATGTAACATCAGTCTCCTGGAACTCTTGGTGCGACGAGCTCCTTTGCCTGTCGGGCGGAGGACTACTGTCTATAAAAGCGGCTAACTTTCCTGCAGCAACGCAACCGCTAACCGGCTCCGTCGTTGGCTTTCAG GGTGGTCGTGTTTTCTGTTTGCAAGCCAATTCTATGCAAACGGTGAATGTACCCCTCTCGCACGCCGTACATCAATACGTCcagcaaaaattatttaa TGAGGCGTACGCAGTAGCATGTTTGGGCGTGACTGCTTTAGATTGGGAACGACTTGGCACCGCAGCCTTAGAAGAGCTTTCGTTTGAAGTTGCAAGAAAAGCTTTCCAACGTAGCGAGAATATCGCCTTCCTTACACTCATCGATCAATTGCAG GAACGTATCGAGAACGGAGAAAAGCGCGCAGTTATAGCGGGCGAGGTGGTCGCACACTGCGGGCGGTACGCAGAGGCAGCGCGTATGTTCCACAGTGCGGGTAGGGACGACCGAGCGCTCGCGCTCTACCTCGACCTGCGCATGTTCAACAAGGCTCAG GAATATGTAGATGAGGGTGAAGGACTGACGAGCTTGGCGCGTCAACGTGCAGAGTGGGCGAGACGTGTGAACGAGCCTCGAGCGGCCGCTGAGATGTACCTCGCCGCCGGTGATGTCAAGAAGGCAGCCACGATACTGGCGGAAAGCGGACGGCGGGACAT GTTAATAGAGCTAGCAAGGAAGATGGACAAAGGGTCTAGCGACTCCCTTCGTCATTTAGCAGAGGCATTAGTGTCTGTCAGTGAATATGCGACCGCTGGAGACGTGTACCAAAGACTTGGAGATTTTAG GAGGGTAGCTCAACTAGCTGTGGTAGCTGGTGAATGGTCTCGAGCGTTCGACGTCGCCCGGGAGCATCCAGAGTGTAGGCGGGATGTATACTTGCCTTACGCGCATCGAATGGCACAAGAGAACAAATTCGTCGAAGCGcaaaaag CATACCATATGGCCGGCGAAACGGAAACAGCGATGAAAGTGTTTAACGTGCTAGTATGTAACGCGGTGACTGAGGAGCGCTTCAGTGACGCCAGCTACTTGCACCACTTACTTGCCTCTCAGTGCATCGAATCTGCAACAACAGCAGACAG AGATCGCGATACACTCCTGCATCAGTACGCGCACTACGACCGGCTTGCTCGTATCTACCACGCATACGACGCGGTACATCGCTGCATACACGAGCCGTTCTCGCTCTCTCAACCAGAGATGTTACTAAATGCCGCGCGCTACGTACTCGCCTTGTTGGACGGTGATCCCCCGGCCGGTGTCTCTATGTT TTGTTTATATCTTTGCCTGGCGAAGCAAGCTAAAGCCCTCAATGCAAATACACTGGCACGACAAATGTTGGATAAAATATTGGGTCTACAAATTCCTCCAAAATTTCAG GAAGGCGTGGAGTTGCTTATGCTGAAGAGTGGAGGAGGAAGTATCGATCCTGGTGAAGATGAAGTGGTTCCACTGTGCTGGAGGTGTCGCCGTCACGTCCAGAGTTTCGACAACCACTGTCCACGGTGTAAACATCCACTGGCTTACTCCCTTGCTACTCAtg AGGTTCTACCATTGGTGCAATTCGAGCCTTCGGAAGGAATCACGCACGAAGAGGCCATGGAGCTCATAGAACGTGTTCCGATACCAGAAGTAGAGAATGCAAACAATGAAGGAGCGGACATACTTCGAATAGACCACGACATCGACTACTCTGATCCCTTTCTGGATAAAGTTGAAGAG GAAGATGAAGGGCTAGTCGAGTGCAGTCGACTCGCCCTACTACGCCTCAACCCTGCTTCTATAATAGTGGTGGAGCGTCCCCCCCTACCGCCCATCTACTACCGCAACATGCTACCCGAACTGCCCGTGACCACCTGCTCTTCTTGTCGTAAC TTGTTTTATATGGAGGACTACGAAATACAATTAGTCACGAAGGGCCACTGCCCTTTCTGTAGACATCTGTCTGAAGAACTTAAGAACACAGAGGATAGTGGGGAAGGTTCTCCGACGAACGACACTGGATCTCCGACACCACGCAGTCTCAGTAATGAAGACGCCACTTGGTAA